A window of the Streptomyces luomodiensis genome harbors these coding sequences:
- a CDS encoding acetyl-CoA C-acetyltransferase has product MMVAGARTPMGRLLGSLRSFSGADLGGIAIKAALERAGVGPEQVQYVIMGQVLQAGAGQIPARQAAVKAGIPMSVPALTINKVCLSGLDAIALADQLIRAGEFDIVVAGGQESMTNAPHLLPKSREGYKYGAIEMLDAMAYDGLTDAFESIAMGESTEKHNTRLGIQRPEQDEFAALSHQRAAAAQKNGLFDAEITPVEIPQRKGDPVVFDKDEGIRGETTAELLGRLRPAFAKDGTITAGTSSQISDGAAAVVVMSKAKAEELGLEWLAEIGAHGNVAGPDNSLQSQPSNAITHALGKEGLTVDDLDLIEINEAFAAVAVQSIKDLGVSPEKVNVNGGAIALGHPIGMSGARIALHLALELRRRGGGTGAAGLCGGGGQGDALILRVPGK; this is encoded by the coding sequence GTGATGGTGGCGGGCGCCCGTACGCCCATGGGCCGGCTGCTCGGCAGCCTGCGCTCGTTCTCCGGTGCCGACCTGGGCGGAATCGCGATCAAGGCCGCGCTGGAGCGGGCCGGGGTCGGCCCCGAGCAGGTGCAGTACGTGATCATGGGGCAGGTGCTCCAGGCGGGCGCCGGGCAGATCCCGGCCCGGCAGGCGGCGGTCAAGGCCGGTATCCCGATGAGCGTGCCCGCCCTGACGATCAACAAGGTCTGCCTCTCCGGACTGGACGCGATCGCCCTGGCCGACCAGTTGATCCGGGCGGGTGAGTTCGACATCGTGGTCGCGGGCGGCCAGGAGTCCATGACCAACGCCCCCCACCTGCTGCCGAAGTCCCGCGAGGGCTACAAGTACGGCGCGATCGAGATGCTCGACGCGATGGCGTACGACGGGCTCACCGACGCCTTCGAGTCCATCGCCATGGGCGAGTCCACCGAGAAGCACAACACCCGGCTGGGCATCCAGCGCCCCGAGCAGGACGAGTTCGCCGCCCTCTCCCACCAGCGGGCCGCCGCCGCCCAGAAGAACGGCCTCTTCGACGCCGAGATCACACCGGTGGAGATCCCGCAGCGCAAGGGCGACCCTGTGGTCTTCGACAAGGACGAGGGCATCCGCGGCGAGACCACCGCGGAGCTGCTGGGCCGGCTGCGGCCCGCGTTCGCCAAGGACGGGACGATCACGGCGGGCACATCGTCGCAGATCTCCGACGGGGCCGCGGCGGTCGTGGTGATGAGCAAGGCCAAGGCGGAGGAGCTGGGGCTGGAGTGGCTCGCCGAGATCGGCGCCCACGGCAATGTGGCGGGACCCGACAACTCCCTCCAGTCGCAGCCGTCCAACGCGATCACCCACGCCCTGGGCAAGGAGGGGCTGACGGTGGACGACCTCGATCTCATCGAGATCAACGAGGCGTTCGCCGCGGTCGCCGTGCAGTCGATCAAGGATCTAGGGGTTTCCCCCGAAAAGGTGAATGTGAACGGGGGCGCGATCGCCCTCGGCCACCCCATCGGGATGTCCGGCGCGCGGATCGCGCTCCATCTGGCGCTGGAGCTGCGGCGGCGCGGCGGCGGCACGGGGGCGGCGGGCCTGTGCGGTGGCGGCGGGCAGGGTGACGCGCTGATCCTCCGCGTGCCGGGGAAGTAA
- a CDS encoding response regulator transcription factor codes for MRLLIVEDERRLAVSLAKGLRAEGFAVDVVHDGREGLHRAREGTYDLVVLDIMLPGLNGYRVCAELRAAGSEVPILMLTAKDGEYDEAEGLDTGADDYLTKPFSYVVLVARVRALLRRRGSGASPVVRVGTLTVDRGTRRVERDSREVALTAKEFSVLEQLATRAGEVVSKPEILEHVWDFAYDGDPNIVEVYVSALRRKLGAGLIETVRGAGYRLRA; via the coding sequence ATGCGTTTGCTGATCGTGGAGGACGAGCGGCGGCTCGCCGTGTCGCTGGCCAAGGGGCTGCGGGCGGAGGGGTTCGCCGTCGATGTGGTGCACGACGGCCGGGAAGGGCTGCACCGCGCGCGGGAAGGCACCTACGACCTCGTCGTCCTCGACATCATGCTGCCGGGGCTGAACGGGTACCGGGTGTGCGCGGAGCTGCGGGCGGCGGGCAGCGAGGTGCCGATCCTGATGCTCACCGCCAAGGACGGGGAGTACGACGAGGCGGAGGGGCTCGACACCGGCGCCGACGACTACCTGACCAAGCCGTTCTCGTACGTGGTGCTGGTGGCGCGGGTGCGGGCGCTGCTGCGGCGGCGCGGGTCCGGGGCCTCGCCCGTGGTGCGGGTGGGGACGCTGACGGTGGACCGGGGCACCCGCCGGGTGGAGCGGGACAGCCGGGAGGTGGCGCTGACCGCCAAGGAGTTCTCCGTGCTGGAGCAGCTGGCGACGCGCGCCGGCGAGGTCGTCTCCAAGCCGGAGATCCTGGAGCACGTGTGGGACTTCGCCTACGACGGCGACCCCAACATCGTGGAGGTCTATGTGAGCGCCCTGCGCCGCAAGCTGGGCGCCGGGCTCATCGAGACCGTACGGGGAGCGGGGTACCGGCTCCGTGCGTAG
- a CDS encoding PepSY domain-containing protein, whose translation MKRNIVIASVAAAALLTGGTAFAVAGGGADRAPSSSAAAADAWAGGQSGDRADGASTTTRASFSDAAEAALKAVPGTLASLDLDHGQWEADVLGKDGAWHEVTLDASDAKVVDQRVDRDDNDAEDAAEDAAEAAALKKAAVSATEAARKAASHGTVTSVEFDGDRTAVWEVEVVKNHKEHDLTVGLQSGKVTQAPADDDHGDNDSDDHGDDD comes from the coding sequence ATGAAGCGCAACATCGTCATCGCCTCCGTCGCCGCGGCCGCTCTCCTCACCGGCGGTACGGCCTTCGCCGTGGCGGGAGGCGGAGCGGACCGCGCCCCGTCCTCGTCCGCCGCCGCGGCGGACGCCTGGGCCGGCGGCCAGTCCGGCGACCGGGCCGACGGCGCCTCCACGACCACCCGCGCGTCCTTCTCCGACGCCGCCGAGGCCGCCCTGAAGGCGGTCCCGGGCACACTGGCCTCCCTCGACCTGGACCACGGCCAGTGGGAGGCCGACGTCCTGGGCAAGGACGGCGCGTGGCACGAGGTCACCCTGGACGCCTCCGACGCCAAGGTCGTGGACCAGCGGGTGGACCGGGACGACAACGACGCCGAGGACGCCGCCGAGGACGCGGCCGAGGCCGCCGCGCTGAAGAAGGCCGCGGTGTCCGCCACCGAGGCGGCCCGGAAGGCCGCGTCCCACGGCACGGTGACCTCCGTGGAGTTCGACGGCGACCGCACGGCGGTGTGGGAGGTCGAGGTCGTCAAGAACCACAAGGAGCACGACCTGACCGTCGGCCTCCAGTCGGGCAAGGTCACCCAGGCCCCGGCCGACGACGACCACGGCGACAACGACAGCGACGACCACGGCGACGACGACTGA
- a CDS encoding sensor histidine kinase, producing the protein MRRVFGSVRARAALGATVVVAVALVAAGIAVLRVLGADLSDQARLKAQMDARGVASKIAAGVGYRALELDESVPVQVVDDDGRVRAVSEDLEAVTGTGSRSVEPVVAAAPDDDGDDDSDDSGGDDAGSVSSDEEYSEGSARIDGETGDYVWAAVEATDRRGEDVTVYAGAPLATERGAVSTVRDAMLIGLPLLLLVVAAVTWLVTRRALRPVEGIRREMAAITASTDLSRRVPEPGSHDEVARLARTTNETLAALETSVERQRAFVADASHELRSPVASLRTQLEVGAAHPELLDVDGAVEDVVRLQRLAADLLLLARLDAGERPHGETPVALDALVREELAQRTADRVPVRGETAPVAVRGSRGQLARVLGNLVDNAQRHARGGVRVAVRAEGRWAVLEVADDGAGVPEGERERIFERFVRLDDARSRDDGGAGLGLAIARDVVARHGGTLTVGAAPEGGALFQMRLPVG; encoded by the coding sequence GTGCGTAGGGTGTTCGGTTCGGTGCGGGCGCGGGCCGCGCTGGGGGCGACCGTGGTGGTGGCGGTGGCCCTGGTGGCGGCGGGTATCGCGGTGCTCCGGGTGCTGGGCGCCGACCTGTCGGACCAGGCGCGGCTGAAGGCCCAGATGGACGCGCGGGGCGTGGCGTCGAAGATAGCCGCCGGGGTGGGGTACCGGGCGCTGGAGCTGGACGAGAGCGTCCCGGTGCAGGTCGTGGACGACGACGGCCGGGTGCGGGCGGTCAGCGAGGACTTGGAGGCCGTGACGGGCACCGGGAGCCGGTCCGTGGAACCCGTCGTCGCCGCCGCGCCGGACGACGACGGCGACGACGACAGCGACGACAGCGGCGGCGACGACGCGGGCAGCGTGTCCTCCGACGAGGAGTACAGCGAGGGTTCCGCCCGGATCGACGGGGAGACCGGGGACTACGTCTGGGCCGCCGTGGAGGCCACCGACCGGCGGGGCGAGGACGTCACCGTCTACGCGGGCGCCCCGCTGGCCACCGAGCGCGGCGCGGTCTCCACCGTGCGGGACGCGATGCTGATCGGACTGCCGCTGCTGCTGCTGGTCGTGGCCGCCGTGACCTGGCTGGTGACCCGGCGCGCGCTGCGGCCCGTGGAGGGCATCCGGCGCGAGATGGCCGCCATCACGGCCAGTACGGACCTGTCCCGGCGGGTGCCCGAGCCGGGGTCGCACGACGAGGTGGCGCGGCTGGCCCGGACCACCAATGAGACGCTCGCGGCGCTGGAGACGTCCGTGGAGCGGCAGCGGGCCTTCGTGGCCGACGCCTCCCATGAGCTGCGCTCCCCGGTGGCCTCGCTCCGTACCCAGCTGGAGGTGGGCGCCGCCCATCCCGAACTGCTGGACGTGGACGGCGCGGTGGAGGACGTGGTGCGGTTGCAGCGGCTCGCGGCCGATCTGCTGCTGCTGGCGCGGCTGGACGCGGGGGAGCGGCCCCATGGCGAGACCCCGGTGGCGCTGGACGCCCTGGTGCGCGAGGAGCTGGCCCAGCGGACGGCGGACCGGGTGCCGGTGCGCGGCGAGACGGCGCCGGTCGCGGTGCGGGGGTCGCGCGGGCAACTGGCCCGGGTGCTGGGCAATCTGGTGGACAACGCACAGCGGCACGCCCGGGGCGGGGTGCGGGTGGCGGTGCGCGCGGAGGGCCGGTGGGCGGTGCTGGAGGTCGCGGACGACGGTGCCGGGGTGCCCGAGGGCGAACGGGAGCGGATCTTCGAGCGGTTCGTACGGCTGGACGACGCCCGCAGCCGCGACGATGGCGGGGCCGGGCTCGGCCTCGCCATCGCGCGGGACGTGGTGGCGCGCCACGGCGGCACCTTGACGGTCGGAGCGGCGCCCGAGGGCGGCGCCCTGTTCCAGATGCGGCTGCCGGTCGGTTAG
- a CDS encoding AIM24 family protein, whose translation MAQFRLQESRVLAVDLTGDSVKAKNGSMVAYEGEMTFKKRTGGGEGLRGMVTRRLTGEQMEVMEVKGHGTCYFADRASEINLVSLHGEKLYVESSNLLCTDAALRTGTSFTGLRGSSQGNGLFTTTVEGTGQAALVSDGTAIVLRVTPQTPLQVDPGAYIAHTGGLKQHFQTGVNFRALIGESGGESFQIRFEGDGLVYVQPSERNTVGGDL comes from the coding sequence GTGGCTCAGTTTCGGCTCCAGGAAAGCAGGGTGCTCGCGGTCGACCTGACCGGCGACTCCGTGAAGGCCAAGAACGGCTCGATGGTCGCGTACGAGGGGGAGATGACCTTCAAGAAGAGGACGGGCGGCGGGGAGGGGCTGCGCGGGATGGTGACCCGGCGGCTCACCGGTGAACAGATGGAGGTCATGGAGGTGAAGGGGCACGGCACGTGCTACTTCGCCGACCGGGCGAGCGAGATCAACCTGGTGTCGCTGCACGGCGAGAAGCTCTATGTGGAGTCCAGCAACCTGCTGTGCACGGACGCCGCGCTGCGCACCGGCACCTCCTTCACCGGGCTGCGCGGCTCCTCGCAGGGCAACGGCCTGTTCACCACCACCGTCGAGGGCACCGGCCAGGCGGCGCTCGTCTCCGACGGCACGGCGATCGTGCTGCGCGTCACCCCGCAGACACCGCTCCAGGTCGACCCGGGCGCGTACATCGCCCACACCGGCGGTCTCAAGCAGCACTTCCAGACGGGGGTGAACTTCCGCGCGCTCATAGGCGAGAGCGGCGGGGAGTCCTTCCAGATCCGCTTCGAGGGCGACGGCCTGGTGTACGTGCAGCCGAGTGAGCGCAACACGGTGGGGGGCGATCTCTGA
- a CDS encoding AIM24 family protein, whose product MNGPVIHDAWTLPVDDNINPYAFSVDLNGQWFLQKGKMVAYYGRIDFQGVGLGHLDRLIAHSFHSPLHAADWVVAEGHGKMVLADRAFDVNSYDLDDGNLSIRSGNLLAFQPSLSLKQSIVPGFLTLIGTGKFVAASNGPVVFMEPPIRVDPQALVGWADCPTPCHHYDHEYLRGVLGGIRAHTGIGGTSGEEHQFEFVGAGTVLLQSTEQVMAEIAVGETGGTGS is encoded by the coding sequence GTGAACGGCCCCGTGATCCACGACGCCTGGACGCTGCCCGTCGACGACAACATCAATCCGTACGCCTTCAGCGTGGACCTGAACGGCCAGTGGTTCCTCCAGAAGGGGAAGATGGTCGCCTACTACGGGCGGATCGACTTCCAGGGCGTCGGGCTCGGCCACCTCGACCGCCTCATCGCGCACAGCTTCCACTCCCCGCTGCACGCGGCGGACTGGGTGGTGGCCGAGGGCCACGGCAAGATGGTGCTCGCGGACCGCGCCTTCGACGTCAACTCCTACGACCTGGACGACGGCAACCTGTCCATCCGGTCCGGCAATCTGCTCGCCTTCCAGCCCTCGCTGTCCCTGAAGCAGTCGATCGTGCCGGGCTTTCTCACCCTCATCGGCACCGGGAAGTTCGTGGCCGCCTCCAATGGGCCCGTGGTCTTCATGGAGCCGCCGATCCGGGTCGATCCGCAGGCGCTGGTGGGCTGGGCGGACTGCCCCACCCCGTGCCACCACTACGACCACGAGTATCTGCGCGGTGTCCTCGGGGGCATCAGGGCGCACACCGGCATCGGGGGCACCTCGGGCGAGGAGCACCAGTTCGAGTTCGTGGGCGCGGGGACCGTACTGCTCCAGTCCACGGAGCAGGTCATGGCCGAGATAGCGGTTGGCGAGACAGGGGGTACCGGTTCGTGA
- a CDS encoding MarR family winged helix-turn-helix transcriptional regulator → METENGTRWLSDEEQRAWRTHLDVSRLLTYQLEKDLQPFGLTMNDYEILVNLSESEDHRMRMSDLASATLQSKSRLSHQITRMENAGLVRRENCESDRRGLYAVLTEDGWDTMRKVAPHHVDSVRRHFIDLLAPEDLKALHGSLVPVAEHLRVQRGRV, encoded by the coding sequence ATGGAGACCGAGAACGGCACTCGCTGGCTCAGCGATGAGGAACAGCGTGCATGGCGCACCCACCTGGACGTCAGCCGGCTGCTGACCTACCAGCTCGAGAAGGACCTCCAGCCGTTCGGCCTGACCATGAACGACTACGAGATCCTGGTCAACCTCTCGGAGTCGGAGGACCACCGGATGCGGATGAGCGACCTCGCGTCCGCGACCCTTCAGTCCAAGAGCCGGCTGTCCCATCAGATCACCCGGATGGAGAACGCCGGTCTGGTCCGCCGCGAGAACTGCGAATCCGACCGGCGGGGGCTCTACGCCGTGCTGACCGAGGACGGCTGGGACACCATGCGCAAGGTCGCCCCCCACCATGTGGACTCCGTGCGCAGGCACTTCATCGATCTGCTCGCGCCGGAGGACCTCAAGGCGCTGCACGGATCGCTGGTGCCCGTCGCGGAGCATCTGCGCGTCCAGCGGGGCCGGGTCTGA
- the meaB gene encoding methylmalonyl Co-A mutase-associated GTPase MeaB translates to MADVATLVEQARQGRPRAVARLISLIEGDSPRLREVMAALAPLTGGAYVVGVTGAPGVGKSTSTSALVSAYRRAGKRVGVLAVDPSSPFSGGALLGDRVRMSEHASDPGVYIRSMATRGHLGGLAWAAPQAIRVLDAAGCDVVLVETVGVGQSEVEIAAQADTSVLLLAPGMGDGIQAAKAGILEIGDVYVVNKADREGADATARELGHMLGLGEARAPGDWRPPIVKTVAARGEGIDEVVQALEKHRAWMEERGVLAERRMRRAAGEVETIAVTALRARIGDLHGDRRLGALAERVVAGELDPYTAADELVAGLTERG, encoded by the coding sequence ATGGCTGATGTGGCCACGCTGGTGGAGCAGGCGCGGCAGGGGCGGCCGCGTGCGGTCGCCCGGCTCATCTCGCTGATCGAGGGCGACTCGCCCCGGCTGCGCGAGGTGATGGCCGCGCTCGCGCCACTGACCGGGGGCGCGTATGTGGTCGGGGTGACCGGCGCACCGGGGGTCGGCAAGTCCACCTCGACCTCCGCGCTCGTCTCCGCCTACCGGCGGGCGGGGAAGCGGGTGGGCGTGCTCGCCGTCGACCCCTCCTCGCCGTTCTCCGGCGGGGCGCTGCTCGGCGACCGGGTACGGATGTCGGAGCACGCCTCCGACCCCGGCGTCTACATCCGCTCCATGGCCACGCGCGGCCACCTCGGCGGGCTCGCCTGGGCCGCCCCGCAGGCCATCCGGGTGCTGGACGCGGCCGGCTGCGATGTGGTGCTGGTGGAGACGGTGGGCGTCGGCCAGTCCGAGGTCGAGATCGCCGCCCAGGCCGATACCAGCGTGCTGCTGCTGGCGCCGGGGATGGGGGACGGGATCCAGGCGGCCAAGGCCGGGATTCTGGAGATCGGCGATGTGTACGTGGTCAACAAGGCCGACCGGGAGGGGGCCGACGCCACGGCCCGCGAGCTGGGCCACATGCTGGGCCTGGGCGAGGCGCGGGCGCCGGGGGACTGGCGGCCGCCGATCGTGAAGACCGTGGCGGCGCGCGGCGAGGGGATCGACGAGGTCGTCCAGGCGCTGGAGAAGCACCGCGCGTGGATGGAGGAGCGCGGTGTGCTCGCGGAGCGCCGGATGCGGCGGGCGGCGGGCGAGGTGGAGACGATCGCGGTGACGGCGCTGCGGGCGCGGATCGGCGATCTGCACGGGGACCGCCGGCTGGGGGCGCTCGCGGAGCGGGTCGTCGCCGGTGAGCTCGACCCGTACACGGCGGCGGACGAGCTGGTGGCGGGGCTGACCGAGCGGGGCTGA
- a CDS encoding MTH1187 family thiamine-binding protein — MIVAFSVTPLGVGEDVGEYVADAVRVVRESGLPNRTDAMFTSIEGEWDEVMDVVKRAVAVVEARAPRVSVVLKADIRPGVTDGLTSKVETVERHLSA; from the coding sequence ATGATCGTCGCCTTTTCGGTGACACCGCTGGGCGTCGGTGAGGACGTGGGGGAGTACGTCGCCGACGCGGTGCGGGTGGTCCGGGAGTCGGGGCTGCCGAACCGTACGGACGCGATGTTCACGTCGATCGAGGGCGAGTGGGACGAGGTCATGGACGTCGTCAAGCGCGCCGTCGCCGTGGTGGAGGCGCGGGCGCCCCGGGTCTCGGTGGTCCTCAAGGCCGATATCCGGCCAGGCGTCACGGACGGTCTGACGTCCAAGGTCGAGACGGTCGAGCGGCACCTGTCCGCGTAG
- the mce gene encoding methylmalonyl-CoA epimerase, whose translation MLTRIDHIGIACSDLDKTVEFYRATYGFEVFHTEINEEQGVREAMLKINETSDGGASYLQLLEPIREDSAVGKWLAKNGEGVHHIAFGTADVDTDSEAIRDKGVRVLYEQPRRGSMDSRITFLHPKDCHGVLTELVTAANPAAHTGEEDH comes from the coding sequence ATGCTGACGAGAATCGACCACATCGGGATCGCCTGTTCCGACCTCGACAAGACCGTCGAGTTCTACCGTGCCACCTACGGCTTCGAGGTGTTCCACACCGAGATCAACGAGGAGCAGGGCGTCCGCGAGGCCATGCTCAAGATCAATGAGACCTCCGACGGCGGGGCGTCGTACCTCCAGCTCCTGGAGCCGATCCGGGAGGACTCCGCGGTCGGCAAGTGGCTGGCCAAGAACGGTGAGGGCGTCCACCACATCGCCTTCGGCACCGCGGACGTCGACACCGACTCCGAGGCCATCCGCGACAAGGGCGTCCGGGTCCTCTACGAACAGCCCCGCCGTGGCTCGATGGACTCCCGGATCACCTTCCTGCACCCCAAGGACTGTCACGGTGTGCTGACCGAGCTCGTCACCGCCGCGAACCCCGCCGCGCACACGGGCGAAGAGGATCACTGA
- a CDS encoding DUF3817 domain-containing protein → MDFKTATALRRLRLVSAPEAVSFLLLLVCSVLKRTTDFNAVPVMGMVHGVLFILYLVFWADAWNRAKWTWQTAALYFVLSVLPTGGFFAERKLKREAEAGVIAARARKEGVVNA, encoded by the coding sequence GTGGACTTCAAGACCGCCACCGCGCTGCGCCGGCTCCGCCTGGTCTCCGCGCCCGAGGCCGTGTCCTTCCTGCTGCTGCTTGTCTGCTCGGTGCTCAAGCGCACCACGGACTTCAACGCGGTGCCGGTGATGGGCATGGTGCACGGCGTGCTCTTCATCCTCTACCTGGTCTTCTGGGCGGACGCCTGGAACCGCGCCAAGTGGACGTGGCAGACCGCGGCCCTGTACTTCGTCCTGTCCGTCCTGCCCACCGGCGGCTTCTTCGCCGAGCGCAAGCTCAAGCGGGAGGCCGAGGCCGGTGTGATCGCGGCCCGCGCCCGCAAGGAGGGCGTGGTCAACGCATGA
- a CDS encoding AIM24 family protein — MPFTALTSRMVEAQVIPGQTLFSQRGAMLAYRGDVRFTPSITGGQRGVRGMIGRRVAGEATPLMTVEGQGTVMFGHGGHHVQVIDLVGDTLYVESDRLLAFDGSLRQGTMFMGSQGGVMGMVRGQVTGQGLFTTTLEGYGSAAVMAHGGVLELPIGPGRPVHVDPQAYVAHRGDVRNKLSTAIGWREMVGRGSGEAFQLELSGNGMVYVQASEEKL; from the coding sequence ATGCCGTTCACCGCCCTGACCTCACGGATGGTCGAGGCCCAGGTGATCCCCGGGCAGACCCTGTTCAGCCAGCGCGGCGCGATGCTCGCGTACCGCGGGGACGTACGGTTCACCCCCAGCATCACCGGCGGGCAGCGCGGGGTGCGGGGGATGATCGGGCGGCGGGTCGCGGGCGAGGCCACCCCGCTGATGACCGTCGAGGGCCAGGGCACGGTGATGTTCGGGCACGGCGGCCACCACGTCCAGGTGATCGACCTGGTCGGCGACACGCTCTACGTGGAGTCGGACCGGCTGCTGGCCTTCGACGGATCGCTGCGCCAGGGCACGATGTTCATGGGCTCCCAGGGCGGGGTGATGGGCATGGTGCGCGGCCAGGTCACCGGGCAGGGGCTGTTCACCACCACGCTGGAGGGGTACGGCTCGGCGGCGGTCATGGCGCACGGCGGGGTGCTGGAACTGCCGATCGGCCCGGGACGTCCGGTGCATGTCGATCCGCAAGCCTATGTCGCCCACCGGGGTGATGTTCGCAATAAGCTCTCGACGGCGATCGGCTGGCGCGAAATGGTGGGCCGCGGCTCGGGGGAGGCGTTCCAACTGGAGCTGTCCGGCAACGGCATGGTCTACGTCCAGGCATCGGAGGAGAAGCTGTGA
- a CDS encoding ArsR/SmtB family transcription factor: protein MPLHMHVGADDLLRCRFAVSPLCQAHEAVRTLRRPERHGYHLPWLRRVREAVAGLDLSELWLLMPGRGGYTPDFLGPPPQVPYAPFEEELTRMRATDPAVAHRELVLSLDCTPGAADTPHGRAMLADPARAVQRLADLTERAWQALVAPDWPRLRALLEADIAYRSRQLADGGLERLFADLRPSLRWADGTLTIRTSTVPARTQDLDGRGVLLMPSVFVWPDVVSGFAPPWQPTVIYPARGVGGLWREPAAKTADALVRLLGANRAAILSGLEEPATTTALAARHRLAPSSVSAHLAVLRDAGLLGSRRQGHQVLYERTPLGMALVGGG, encoded by the coding sequence GTGCCGCTGCACATGCACGTCGGCGCCGACGATCTGTTGCGCTGCCGGTTCGCCGTCTCGCCGCTGTGCCAAGCTCATGAAGCCGTGCGCACCCTGCGCCGCCCCGAGCGGCACGGCTACCACCTGCCGTGGCTGCGCCGGGTGCGGGAGGCCGTGGCCGGGCTCGACCTGTCGGAGCTGTGGCTGCTGATGCCGGGGCGGGGCGGCTACACCCCGGACTTCCTGGGCCCGCCGCCTCAGGTGCCCTACGCCCCGTTCGAGGAGGAGCTGACCCGGATGCGGGCCACGGACCCCGCCGTCGCCCACCGTGAGCTGGTCCTGTCGCTCGACTGCACACCGGGCGCCGCCGACACCCCGCACGGCCGGGCGATGCTGGCCGACCCCGCACGGGCCGTACAGCGGCTCGCCGATCTGACCGAACGGGCCTGGCAGGCCCTGGTCGCACCGGACTGGCCCCGGCTGCGGGCCCTGCTGGAGGCCGATATCGCCTATCGCTCACGGCAGCTGGCCGACGGCGGTCTGGAGCGGCTGTTCGCGGATCTGCGGCCGAGCCTGCGCTGGGCCGACGGCACCCTCACCATCCGCACCTCCACCGTCCCGGCCCGGACCCAGGACCTGGACGGCCGGGGGGTGCTGCTGATGCCCAGCGTCTTCGTCTGGCCGGATGTGGTGAGCGGCTTCGCCCCGCCGTGGCAGCCGACGGTGATCTATCCGGCGCGCGGGGTCGGCGGGCTGTGGCGGGAGCCGGCGGCAAAGACGGCGGACGCGCTCGTCAGGCTCCTGGGCGCCAACCGGGCCGCGATCCTCTCCGGTCTGGAGGAACCGGCCACCACCACGGCCCTGGCCGCCCGCCACCGCCTGGCGCCCTCGTCGGTCTCGGCGCATCTGGCGGTGCTGCGCGACGCCGGACTGCTCGGCTCACGGCGCCAGGGCCATCAGGTGCTGTACGAGCGCACCCCGCTCGGGATGGCCCTGGTGGGCGGAGGCTAG